The genomic region AGCATCTCCGTTGCGGACAATGCGGCGCTGACTGGCCCTTCCGCCGTCTGGAGTGCGCGCGCTGCGGAGGCGGAGATCGTGATGCGCTCGAATATCTCTATGCCGAAGGCGAACGCGAACGAATGCGGGTAGAGGTCTGCGGCAGATGCAATGGGTATCTGAAGGTTATCGCGTCTTTTACGCCGACGCCGCCTGAAATGCTTGCCGTGGAGGACCTCGCAACGCTCCATCTGGACTACGTCGCTCAAGGTCGCGGCTATGCCCAGTCGCCGATTCAATAGTCTCCTCGCTCATACCCGAATCGGCTGTCGCGCAGAGAGTTCCCTTCTTCAGCCAAAAGGCCGCGGAATCGGCCAGTCACGCAATCTGCACCTGGGTATATCGCGCCTATAGAAAGGAAGGACCTACTGAAACCCTAAAACCTCAAGATCGCCCCTATGCCGCCGGAATCGGAGAGTTTCTGGTTGTCTCCGACCACTTCGACCGTAGCGCCCTGTCCGACCGCCTTCTGAACAAGGACATCAAGGAGATGATCTGCCTTCTCCATGATCTCCTTGCAGGAAGGACATTCTTTGATGTCCTGCGCACTGATAAACCTGCATTTGCAGGCATAGCCCGCAGGGTCATAATCGCGAAGGTAGATAAGCTTCGTCACCTTCCCTCCCTTCAGGGCGTCGAGGACATTCTCGAGACCGAGAACAGCATTTTCATTCTTCATCGCCTGCGTGATGAGCTTATCGACGGTCTCATCCTTCTTCCTTTTCTCATGCGCATTGATTACCGGTTCGACCTTTCCGAGAACTTCGTCCGTCCTTGCAGTCATACCCGCCTGGAAGGTTCCGATGATCTTGGAAGAGACAACCTTTGGCAGCAGATCTTTCGTCATGGAGAGGGCCTCGTCGGAGCCTCCGACCACGAGCCCGCTGATCTGCTCGCCGGCAAGAAAAGATTCAAGCTTCTTAACGACGTCCTTGAGGTGGAGTCCGACATGGTAATCGATATGCCTTTCGTAATGGTTCTGGGAAAGCGCAAACCAGCCGCCTTTCTTGTGTTTACCGGGGACATCGGGTGTATGGACCTCACTGTATTCCACGATCTCTCCGAGATGGATGGTAAATATCCGCGCCGATTCCTTGTCCACGAGGAGCACCGAATACCGTTGGTAGTGATCGAGGATATCGAGGAGCGGATTGATATAGGGAGATTTCTCAACCACGAGTTCACTCCTTACCGGCACCGAGAGATGGAACTCCTTCCAGAGAGAATTACGGACTGAGCTCACGATCACGAGACCTTTCTTGAATTGCCTCTTGTTGCCCGACACATAAGCGTCGATCCTTAACAGGTCCTCCTTAACAAGCTTATGGACATTCTTATCGAGCGACTCGACGGTATTCTTCAGCATATTCTTGAAGCGTATGGCAAAATCACCTTTCGGATTTGTGAGAGGATTCACATCGAGGTAAAGGCTCACAAAACAAGGAGCTTCATCACGGACCTGAGAGATCTCCTTCAGTTCGTTTCTGTCAAGCATTATTCCCTCCTTCTATGGTTCTGAAGATTTCAAAGACCGACAGGAACAGGGCAAAAACAAGGGGACCCATGATGAGCCCCAGGAACCCGAAAAACTTAATCCCGCCCAGAACGGTAAAGAATATAATCGCCGTCGGCATCTTTGTGCGGCCGCCGATTATGAGGGGTTTGAGGATGTTGTCGACCATGCTTATCACAAAAATACCGATGAGAACCAATCCGATGCCCTTCATGTAATCGCCTTCGTACAAGAAGATGAGGCTCGCCGGCACCCAGACGATCGCCGTCCCGAGAGCGGGAACGAAAGAGGCGAGCGCCATGACGCTTCCCCAAAGGACCGGTGAACCGACGCCGAGCAGGGCGAAAGAGAGACCTCCGAGCATGCCCTGCGCAAGTGCCACGATGACCCCCCCGTAGATAGTCGAAACGATCATATCCTTCGTGACCGCCGCAAGCCTGTCTTTCTGTTCTTCCGAAAAGGGCAGGTAATTTCTTATTTTCTGCAAGAATCCCGGGCCGTCCCTGAAGAGAAAAAACGTCGTGAATACCACGATGACGGCGTTTGCCGCCACACCAAGCAGGTTGGTAAATCCCGCCGACAATCTGTCGACGATTCCCCTCCCGAACTTCTCCGTATTGCTCTTGATGACCTCCTCGGCGGAGACCCCTTTCAATCCGAGATAGGGTTCGATCCTCTCGATGATATCGATAACCTTCTTATCAGACATGATCGTTTTCATTATCTCGACATTTCCCCTCTCGCTCTTGCTGATGAAATTACTCATCTCGTTCATGAGCGAAAAAGATATATAGGAGAACGGTCCGATAATCACGATGACGATGCATACGAGCGTGAGGAGAGAGGCGACCGCCTTAAATTTAAGATGTTTCAACACAAAGACATAGACGGGGTAAAAGACGACACAGAAGACCATCGCCCAGAGTATCGCGGTCAGGAAAGGCTGAAATATCTGGTACGTGAGATAACCGAGAGCGGCGATCATGAGGGACACCATGAAGAAGTAAAATCTATTTGCAGGCATGAGCATGCTCCACAAAGACCCTTAAGAGCATCGTCGACAACGCATCGTCAGAGCGTTCAGGATGCCACTGGACACCGCAGAAAAAAGGATACCCGGTCAGGAAGAACGCCTCGACGAGATCGTCATCGGAAAGAGCGGAGACTTCGAGCCCTTCACCGAGTTTCCTGACGGCCTGGTGATGAGAGGAATTGACGACGAATTCTCCCTTCATGGGTAGATCGTTCCCCTTTATCCTGTGGCATCCCTTTCTGTGGTCTATCGTCATCCCGAACTCGGAACCGATATCCTGATACAATGTGCCGGAAAGGGCGACGTTCATCAACTGCATGCCGTAACAGATGCCGAACACCGGTTTCCTCACTTTCATTATAGCCCCAAGAAGGGCAATCTCAAAATCAGACCGCTCCCTTGGAGCAAGCTTGAGAGTGGGATGCGGGCTTTCAGAGAAATAGGCCGGATCGATATCATCACCACCGGGGATGATCAAACCGTCTATGATTTTTGCGACTGAAGAGGGATCGAGGCCGTAGGGAAGAAGAACGGGCAGCCCGCCGGCCATTTGTACCGCTTCAGCGTACTCACGTCTGACCGCGAAGGACTCGCCGTCTCTGCCAATGGTGATACCGATAAGAGGCCGCTCTTTGAGCGGTTCATCTCCCATGTCGCAGTATCTTTCCCGACATGACGCCAGTCTGAGACCCCTCCCGGACAGCAGGCGACCCGTTCACAAAGACATAGGATATCCCTTCGGGCTTCAGGAAAGGCTCCTCAAAGGTGGCCCTGTCGATGATCCTCTCCTCATCGAAAACTACCAAATCGGCGATGAACCCTTTCCTTATCTGTCCCCTCTCTGTCAATCCGAAGGTTTCGGCTGGCAGCATCGTCGCCTTATGAATGGCCTCGCTGACGCTCATCTGCTTCTCGTCCCTCACATACCTTCCGATAAATCGCGGAAACGTGCCAAAACCCCTCGGATGTGGTTTTCCCCTGTGGGTCGGACCGTCCGAGGAACGTGCCGAACTATCGGAGCCTATCATCACATAAGGAAGGGAAAGGAATCTCCTGAGGTTGTCCTCATTCATCGAATGGAAGATCGCTCCGACCCTGAGCCGCTCTTCGAGGAGAATGTCGAAGAGAAACTCAACAGGCCTCCTGCCGACTCTTTCCGCGATATCCGAAAGCGTCCTGCCCTCCATCCATTTGTTCGATTCCCTGTTGAGCGACGATAGCGTTATGCTCTTCCAATAATCGTCAGTCGGATGTTCAGAGAGGACTTCATCCCGTATGCGGGTTTTGAGCGCTTCATCCTCAAGCCGCCTCATTTCGGCTTCCGCTCCCCCCGCATAGGTCCAGGAGGGGAGGACAGCGTCGAGGTCGGTTGAAGACGCAGTATAGGGGTACCGGTCAGCCGTAACGCTCATCCCCCCGCTCCGAGCTTCGTCGAGAAGGGTGACGGCACGGTCTATCTTCTGCCAGTTCTCCCGTCCCCCTGTCTTGATATGGGATATATGAACGGCAATACCCGCCGCTCTGCCGATTCTCAGCGTCTCTTCAATCGATTCGATCAGGGCGTCTCCCTCACTCCTCATGTGAGAGGTGTACAGGAGGGCGCTGATACATCGCGAGAGTCCGATGAGCTCCTCAGTTTCGGCGTAAACGCCGGGCGGGTATATGAGCCCCGTAGAAAGCCCTATCGCTCCCTCCCGGACGGCATTCCTGAGGAGCCCGCACATCCGCGCCTCCTCTTCTCCTTCGGGACTTCTCTCATCATACCCGACCACTGATGCCCGTATGTTGCCATGGCCCGCGAGCGTCGCAAAATTGATAACGAGCCCCCTCTCTTCAAGGAGACGAAAATACTCTCCGAACGTCGCCCACCTCTCCTTTATCCCGAGTTCCCGGAGATCAGTCTCACGGTATTTCGCTGCGTCTCCCAAAAGAGGTGCTGAAGACAGTCCGCAGTTTCCGTTTATCTCGGTGGTTATTCCCTGGAGCACTTTCCCCTCCGCGCGATTATCGGCAAGCAGGGTGAATTCAGAGTGGGCATGGGTGTCGATAAATCCCGGTGCTACGGAGAGGCCTTCAGCCTCGATAACCGTCTTTGCCCTATCCTTCAGCCGACCGGCAGGCAAGACTTCGGCGATTCTGTCGCCGACAACGGCGACATCGGCATCAACCGGATCACCGCCGGTGCCATCATATACCTTGCCCTTCCTGATCAAGATGTCAATTTCTCGTGTCATAAAGGTCGTCTCCAACAGAGAGAGAATAGTACGAAGGCCGCCACAAACAAGGCCGCCCGCACGACTTTCCATATCTCCTCGAAGCGGCACTCAATCAAGCCCTTCAGCAACGCAGTTGTCACTAGCCGATGTAAGAAATTCGCCTCTTCTTCAAGAGGCACCGAACAACTATCTCTCCTCTTTTCTCTCCCCGAATTCAGAAGCCTCTCCGATGCCCTCTGAAGGCACGAAAAACACTTCCGGCGAACGGATGCTCTCTGTAAATACCGGGATCATAAACGATACCAACTTTCTCATGCGGTCGCGAAAGCCCCTTGCGTCATTATGCCGGCGGAATTCCAGGAAAGAAGCAGAAAGGTGCCTGGATAACAGAGGGAAGGATTTCACCGTCAATCCCATGATGAGGAAAAACTCTTTTACGGGAATACCGATCTTTCCGAGCGGGCTGAAGAGCCTGTCGAGTTCCTGAACGACCTTTTCGAGAGGCAGGAGGAAGGTTAGTATCTTCGCCCCATAGATCATCGAAAAGACCCTCAGCGTCCTCAGACTCGCTCCGGCAACTCCTTCATCGGTAATGGAAAAGAAACCGCTGCCGTAGAGTATCTTCCCGGAATGGAAAAAAAGGTTCCCGCAAAACGTAAAGAGGAGGAAGAGTGATATCGGAATGAAACCGCTCCTCACTCTTCGGAAGGGAAGGAAGATGAGGGAAAAAGAGATAACTGCGGCTACCGCAATCTGGTAAGAGATATCCTGAACGATAAAAAGACTTATAGCGATCGCGACATAGAGCAGAATGAGCGCCATGACTTATCGTCCGTTCTTCGAAAAGGCGACCTTCTGCAGGTCCGGTGAGGAAGTGAGATATGTCTTGATGCCGGCGGCTATCGAACCGGCTATGACGGACCGGTAGGCATCATCTGCGAGCAGCCTCTCCTCTTCGGGATTGCTGATAAAGGATACTTCCGCGAGAATTGAGGGCGGCATGGACGGACCCATGAGGACAAAGAACATCGCCTGCTTCACGCCGAGGTTGACCGTCCTCCTGTGCAACTTAGCCACATCCGAATAGAGCGACGTCTGGACATAGTTAGCGAGGGCCACCGATTCGTCTCTCTTAAAATCCCTCTTGAGATCGCTGAGCATCTTGCCGACGTCATCGTTCTTGTACTGGGCCATTATCTCCTTCATCCTCTTCACGGAGAGGTAATTCTCTCTCGCAGCAACCCTGCTCGCCTCCTCTTCATTCGTCCAGTTCTGGAGATAGGTTTCGATTCCCCGTGCGGCCCTGTTCGGACTCGCGTTGGCGTGGATCGAGACAAAGAGGTCCGCATTGTTCTGTAAGGCTATGAGTGACCTCTCGGGCAGAGGGATAAAGACATCGCTTTCCCTCGTGAGAATAATCTCGATATTCGGCTCTTTCGATAATATCTGCCTGACCTTCAGGGCTATGTCGAGGACTACGTCTTTTTCCTGCAAGCCTCTCTTCCCGACAGCACCGGAGTCGTGACCTCCGTGACCGGGATCGAGAATGACGACCTTCTTGGACGATACGATCCTCTCGGACTTCTTTCTCGCGTTGACGTCAATGACGAGTTTCGTCGGGTCATCAAGGATATAGGCGCTATAATCTTCCATCATCTCGAGGTCGAGGACTATCCTGACGGTAGCCGCATCGAATTGCCCTGCCCTGACAGACTTCAGTATGCCGTCGCCAATAGGCAATTTCGTCTTGATTTCCTTGAGGACCCGTGCATCCCGGAGGTCAAAATAGAGCCTGTCAGGATCGGAGAGGCGTCTCTGGGTAAATTCGACGGGATGCGATAACTCAATGACGACCCGCGTGTATCCCTGAGAGGACCAGGAATGGATGTCTTTGACCACCGCCTTTTCGGCTGCTTCGGAAAAACAGGGGAAGCGAAGGATAATAAGAAAGAAGAAGATCGCCACAGGCAGCCTGTGACAGAGGGTTTTCACAGACGATGCATTACACCTCATTGAATGCCGTCTCCTTATCATACCGTCTGAACAGCGCCTATTTCCGGTATCTCCTTTCTCAAGGTCGCCTCCACCCAATTCTTCATCGTGAGGGAAGACATCGAACAGGTGCTGCAGGAGCCTTTGAGCCTCACGTAAACGATATTCTCCTTTATATCGACGAGTTCAATATCGCCGCCTTCCGACTTGAGACCTACCCTTATTTTCTCAAGTACCTCTTCAACTTCTTCCTTTAACATATTGTCTCCTCTGCTAATCATAATAAAAAGACGGCCATTATGCAAGCACTCTTTTATTTTCCGAAAGGACAGACGGGAAACCTGCATTCCCGGCAGTTAAGGCAGAGTCCTCCGTGACCGAGTTCCGCGAGTTCCTTTCTGCCTATGCGTTCACCGGCGAGTATCCTCGGAAGGATCAAATCAAGGACCGTCACCTTATGGTATATGCCGCAGGCCGGGACTCCGATAATCGGCACATCCTGTCCGTCTCTCTGTTCGTCCATGTAGCCGACTAAAATCATCGCACCCGGGAGGACCGCCGATCCGTAAGCGATACCGGTCGCACCGAGTCTCTTTACGGCAAACTTCGTCACATCATCAGGATCTACTGACATGCCCCCCGTTGCGATGAGCAGGTCCGCACCGGCATCGAGCAAGGCTCTCAGCCTCGACTCGATGAAACATTCATCGTCCGGGACATAATGCATGCCTACTACTTCACCTCCGAACTCCTCTATCTTTCCTGTAATAATAGTCGCAAAGGAATCCTTAATCCTTCCGGTATAGACCTCGCTGCCGGTGACAACGATGCCGGCCTGCGGTTTCCTCAGCTTCCTCACCTCGACCACTCCGGTCTTCCCCGCAATCGCGACTGCCTTTTCAACGACCTCTCTCTTCAGGACGAGAGGGATGGCCCTTGTGCAGGCGACCGCATGGCCTTTCTTCACCAAGGTGGCATCGTGAAGCGTTGCGCACATGACGTCTCCAAGCATGTTGAACTCGAGGAGGACCTCCTTATTGACCTTCAGAATCCCGTCCATCGCCGCAATAATCGTTATCTTTCCCTCCTTCGGCTCCCCATCCGCCTCGACGCCCTTCCCCATGAGAGCGGAGGCTAAGGCAGCCGCAGCATCGTCCTCATGCATATCGTCATCCGCGATGGTAAGTACAAACAGGCGCTCCTTCCCGAGTCTCCGAAGACTCTCGATATCTTCGGCGGCGACGATATGTCCCTTCCTGAACGCCCTCCCCTTAAACTCGTCCTTCCTGATCTCCGTGATATCATGTGCCAGGACAGAACCGACCGCCTCATCGATCGGGACCGTCCTGACGCCTGGTCTTATTCTCTTTTTATCGGTATGGATATCACACATGGAAGGTCCCTAGCCGCTCTCGCCGAAATATTCCCTAAACCTCTGATCGACGATCTCGCCGATCCCTTCTTCCAGCGACTCATACTTCCGCAGAAACTCCCGCGCACCGTCTGTGAGGGCTGCGCCCCCGCCGTTCTTTCCGCCGGCTCTTCTCTCTACGAGCTTAATGCCGACTCTTTCCTCCATCGCCTTTATGTAACTCCATGCCTTCCTGTAGGAAATATTTATCTCCCTCGCCGCCCTGTTGATCGAACCATAGGCATCAATCGCCAGGAGGAGATATTTTCTGCCCCGGCCAAAGACCGGCTTCCCTCCCAGCTCCAGCCAGATTTTTGATCTGATAGCCATACCGCTATGACTCGACTGCATAACGGACGGCGTTAAAAAAGACTTTCGCTCACCGCAGTACCCTCCGCTTGCACAGGGCCTGCAGAGCGTCTCTCCATTCAGATAGACCTCCCTCATATCCTGCACAGATTCGCCGCAGAGTATGCAACGAACTCTCCTGATAGGCCTGCCGGGCATGTCTTCAGGCCTTACATCGGGTGTAACCTTCCGCATAGCAAAGAGTTCCCCATTCGTCATCACCTTGTATGCCTCACACTGCGCGGCGTAGCGGCCCTCCGCCCTGACACAAAGGTGCTCCGCCTTCTTCCTGACATCTTCTTTCGCGACGACCCTCACCGCCCGACCAGAGCGGAGGTTCAGGAAGGTGGCAGCCATCTTGCCGTAATCCATGAACTTCAGTGTCCTCCGGCCGAGGCTGCAGCCGGTTACGGATTGAATCGCGTCCGTTGCACACCTATCCGTCTCCACGAATACGATAAGATTTTTTCGATCTCTTCCTCTCGGGTCCTCGATACCTATCTCTCTGAGCCCGAGCATCGACATCCTCACCCCGAGGACTTGCCCGGGGCAGAGATGACCATGAGTCTTCACGGCTTCTTCAAGAAGTCTGTCGAAATGGAAATGAGTTCGATCCATGCTGTCTCGTACCATAAATACTATCATATTTTTTCGCCGCTGACTTGGAAATTTGCAGAGGAGGAATGTGAATCCGCAGAGGAGCGTGACCGACTAGGGACCCGGCATGCCCGAACCTGCGAATCCCATACGCACTTAACGCCCGGGATGAGAAAGCATCTTGACGAAAAAAGGTGATAGAATAGTTTCAGGGGGGTTTAATGCTCGAGGTACTGTTTCTCTGCACGGGAAACTCCTGCCGCAGTCAGATGGCAGAGGGTTTTGCAAAGAAGCTCGGCAAGGATCTCTTTCATGTTCACAGCGCCGGGCTGATTGCCGCAGGCGTCCATCCCCGTGCTGTCACCGTCATGAGGGAGATCGGAATTGATATATCGAGTCATCGATCAAAGGAGATCGACGAAGAACAGCTGCGGAACGTGGATATCGTCATAACCCTGTGCAGCGATGCCGAAGATGCATGCCCCTGGACTCCGCCGGAGATAAAGCGTCTTCACTGGCCCATAAAAGACCCTGTCGGCTTCGTCGGGACAGAAGAGCAGATTATGCGTGACTTCCGCAGGGCAAGGGACGAGATAAGGGACAAGATAGAGCGCTTCATCAAAACCCTCCGCTCTTCTCCCCCTCACGCCTTGCAATAAGGTCGCATGATTCTTTACAATTTATCC from Thermodesulfovibrionales bacterium harbors:
- the arsC gene encoding arsenate reductase (thioredoxin), translating into MLEVLFLCTGNSCRSQMAEGFAKKLGKDLFHVHSAGLIAAGVHPRAVTVMREIGIDISSHRSKEIDEEQLRNVDIVITLCSDAEDACPWTPPEIKRLHWPIKDPVGFVGTEEQIMRDFRRARDEIRDKIERFIKTLRSSPPHALQ
- a CDS encoding gamma-glutamyl-gamma-aminobutyrate hydrolase family protein produces the protein MGDEPLKERPLIGITIGRDGESFAVRREYAEAVQMAGGLPVLLPYGLDPSSVAKIIDGLIIPGGDDIDPAYFSESPHPTLKLAPRERSDFEIALLGAIMKVRKPVFGICYGMQLMNVALSGTLYQDIGSEFGMTIDHRKGCHRIKGNDLPMKGEFVVNSSHHQAVRKLGEGLEVSALSDDDLVEAFFLTGYPFFCGVQWHPERSDDALSTMLLRVFVEHAHACK
- a CDS encoding D-aminoacylase, which codes for MTREIDILIRKGKVYDGTGGDPVDADVAVVGDRIAEVLPAGRLKDRAKTVIEAEGLSVAPGFIDTHAHSEFTLLADNRAEGKVLQGITTEINGNCGLSSAPLLGDAAKYRETDLRELGIKERWATFGEYFRLLEERGLVINFATLAGHGNIRASVVGYDERSPEGEEEARMCGLLRNAVREGAIGLSTGLIYPPGVYAETEELIGLSRCISALLYTSHMRSEGDALIESIEETLRIGRAAGIAVHISHIKTGGRENWQKIDRAVTLLDEARSGGMSVTADRYPYTASSTDLDAVLPSWTYAGGAEAEMRRLEDEALKTRIRDEVLSEHPTDDYWKSITLSSLNRESNKWMEGRTLSDIAERVGRRPVEFLFDILLEERLRVGAIFHSMNEDNLRRFLSLPYVMIGSDSSARSSDGPTHRGKPHPRGFGTFPRFIGRYVRDEKQMSVSEAIHKATMLPAETFGLTERGQIRKGFIADLVVFDEERIIDRATFEEPFLKPEGISYVFVNGSPAVREGSQTGVMSGKILRHGR
- a CDS encoding NifU family protein, producing the protein MLKEEVEEVLEKIRVGLKSEGGDIELVDIKENIVYVRLKGSCSTCSMSSLTMKNWVEATLRKEIPEIGAVQTV
- a CDS encoding molybdopterin-binding protein; translation: MCDIHTDKKRIRPGVRTVPIDEAVGSVLAHDITEIRKDEFKGRAFRKGHIVAAEDIESLRRLGKERLFVLTIADDDMHEDDAAAALASALMGKGVEADGEPKEGKITIIAAMDGILKVNKEVLLEFNMLGDVMCATLHDATLVKKGHAVACTRAIPLVLKREVVEKAVAIAGKTGVVEVRKLRKPQAGIVVTGSEVYTGRIKDSFATIITGKIEEFGGEVVGMHYVPDDECFIESRLRALLDAGADLLIATGGMSVDPDDVTKFAVKRLGATGIAYGSAVLPGAMILVGYMDEQRDGQDVPIIGVPACGIYHKVTVLDLILPRILAGERIGRKELAELGHGGLCLNCRECRFPVCPFGK
- a CDS encoding FmdE family protein, which encodes MDRTHFHFDRLLEEAVKTHGHLCPGQVLGVRMSMLGLREIGIEDPRGRDRKNLIVFVETDRCATDAIQSVTGCSLGRRTLKFMDYGKMAATFLNLRSGRAVRVVAKEDVRKKAEHLCVRAEGRYAAQCEAYKVMTNGELFAMRKVTPDVRPEDMPGRPIRRVRCILCGESVQDMREVYLNGETLCRPCASGGYCGERKSFLTPSVMQSSHSGMAIRSKIWLELGGKPVFGRGRKYLLLAIDAYGSINRAAREINISYRKAWSYIKAMEERVGIKLVERRAGGKNGGGAALTDGAREFLRKYESLEEGIGEIVDQRFREYFGESG
- a CDS encoding N-acetylmuramoyl-L-alanine amidase, with translation MRCNASSVKTLCHRLPVAIFFFLIILRFPCFSEAAEKAVVKDIHSWSSQGYTRVVIELSHPVEFTQRRLSDPDRLYFDLRDARVLKEIKTKLPIGDGILKSVRAGQFDAATVRIVLDLEMMEDYSAYILDDPTKLVIDVNARKKSERIVSSKKVVILDPGHGGHDSGAVGKRGLQEKDVVLDIALKVRQILSKEPNIEIILTRESDVFIPLPERSLIALQNNADLFVSIHANASPNRAARGIETYLQNWTNEEEASRVAARENYLSVKRMKEIMAQYKNDDVGKMLSDLKRDFKRDESVALANYVQTSLYSDVAKLHRRTVNLGVKQAMFFVLMGPSMPPSILAEVSFISNPEEERLLADDAYRSVIAGSIAAGIKTYLTSSPDLQKVAFSKNGR
- a CDS encoding Vms1/Ankzf1 family peptidyl-tRNA hydrolase, translated to MLDRNELKEISQVRDEAPCFVSLYLDVNPLTNPKGDFAIRFKNMLKNTVESLDKNVHKLVKEDLLRIDAYVSGNKRQFKKGLVIVSSVRNSLWKEFHLSVPVRSELVVEKSPYINPLLDILDHYQRYSVLLVDKESARIFTIHLGEIVEYSEVHTPDVPGKHKKGGWFALSQNHYERHIDYHVGLHLKDVVKKLESFLAGEQISGLVVGGSDEALSMTKDLLPKVVSSKIIGTFQAGMTARTDEVLGKVEPVINAHEKRKKDETVDKLITQAMKNENAVLGLENVLDALKGGKVTKLIYLRDYDPAGYACKCRFISAQDIKECPSCKEIMEKADHLLDVLVQKAVGQGATVEVVGDNQKLSDSGGIGAILRF
- a CDS encoding AI-2E family transporter, with the protein product MPANRFYFFMVSLMIAALGYLTYQIFQPFLTAILWAMVFCVVFYPVYVFVLKHLKFKAVASLLTLVCIVIVIIGPFSYISFSLMNEMSNFISKSERGNVEIMKTIMSDKKVIDIIERIEPYLGLKGVSAEEVIKSNTEKFGRGIVDRLSAGFTNLLGVAANAVIVVFTTFFLFRDGPGFLQKIRNYLPFSEEQKDRLAAVTKDMIVSTIYGGVIVALAQGMLGGLSFALLGVGSPVLWGSVMALASFVPALGTAIVWVPASLIFLYEGDYMKGIGLVLIGIFVISMVDNILKPLIIGGRTKMPTAIIFFTVLGGIKFFGFLGLIMGPLVFALFLSVFEIFRTIEGGNNA
- the fdhE gene encoding formate dehydrogenase accessory protein FdhE, which translates into the protein HLRCGQCGADWPFRRLECARCGGGDRDALEYLYAEGERERMRVEVCGRCNGYLKVIASFTPTPPEMLAVEDLATLHLDYVAQGRGYAQSPIQ
- a CDS encoding energy-coupling factor transporter transmembrane component T — encoded protein: MALILLYVAIAISLFIVQDISYQIAVAAVISFSLIFLPFRRVRSGFIPISLFLLFTFCGNLFFHSGKILYGSGFFSITDEGVAGASLRTLRVFSMIYGAKILTFLLPLEKVVQELDRLFSPLGKIGIPVKEFFLIMGLTVKSFPLLSRHLSASFLEFRRHNDARGFRDRMRKLVSFMIPVFTESIRSPEVFFVPSEGIGEASEFGERKEER